The following proteins are co-located in the Vigna angularis cultivar LongXiaoDou No.4 chromosome 2, ASM1680809v1, whole genome shotgun sequence genome:
- the LOC108319025 gene encoding calmodulin-binding transcription activator 4 isoform X1, with the protein MIMVGLEYNIVDLFQEAKKRWLKPVEVLYILRNHDMCELTHQPPHQPAGGSLYLFNRRVTRYFRKDGHNWRKKKDGRTVGEAHERLKVGNEEILNCYYAHGEENRSFQRRSYWMLEPKYEHIVLVHYSETSKGKSNSQLSSGSSLAFSQSQSPYAAHEPGTSSIFVDSYELNHNFSSPPGSLEVTSEAQALRQLEEELNTNEDSFNERVIYKDKSTILSLPNDQGPLRYNGRQDNSDTYCHDFPDDYPDGNEKTICWTEVLQACKPLPVTNIPDQYGYKAFENEQSLFYSGRDMIANMENNRWPNSNCNNVENSVFALPQGDSGVKFPLCSRVENPVTTSDYYGTFFDQTQIQEPLGVDSSLTVERKQKFTIRTVSPEYCYATETTKVVIIGSFLYHHPDSTWACMFGDVEVPAKIIQDGVISCETPSNLLGKVKLCITSGNRVPCSEVIEFEFRNKATSCTRCNSLETEDGRSPEDLLLLVRFAEMLHSSTKKDDSTESGSHLSTEQKDGDDLWIDTLLVGSGKSSDTVKWLLEELLKDKLQLWLSNRSYERDEGTDCSLSKKEQGIIHMISGLGFEWALNPILSCGVNINFRDINGWTALHWAAKFGREKMVASLVASGASAEAVTDPSSQNPSGETAASVAASHGHKGLAGYLSEVHLTSHLSSLTLTASKISEGASELEAELTVSNVSEENIVASEDQVSLKASLDAVRNATQAAARIQDAFRAHSFRKRKAREAAAAAAAAAAAACLDGYCIDPCCNNDNMSVLSAMSKLSSRSLGDYNLAALSIQKKYRGWKGRKEFLALRQKVVKIQAIVRGYQARKQYKILLWAVGILNKVVLRWRRKRVGITSVRQEMDSNEEESDDEDFLNVFRKKKVNGAIQMALKRVLSMVRHEDARHQYRRLLSLYRQAKTERDSTSDEAPSSTSEEDPLNMEDDDWDLLWQKLCA; encoded by the exons ATGATCATGGTAGGTTTGGAGTACAACATCGTTGATCTGTTTCAAGAAGCTAAGAAGCGATGGCTCAAGCCTGTCGAAGTGCTTTACATTTTACGAAATCACGACATGTGCGAGCTTACCCACCAGCCCCCTCATCAGCCAGCTG GCGGATCCCTATATCTGTTTAATAGAAGAGTCACGCGTTACTTCCGCAAAGATGGTCATAACTGGCGGAAGAAAAAAGACGGAAGAACTGTGGGAGAAGCACATGAACGCCTTAAG GTTGGAAATGAAGAAATCCTAAACTGCTACTATGCACATGGAGAAGAGAACCGTTCTTTTCAGAGACGGAGCTATTGGATGTTGGAGCC GAAATATGAGCATATTGTTCTGGTGCATTATAGTGAAACAAGTAAG GGGAAATCCAACTCACAATTGTCGTCAGGTTCCTCTCTTGCTTTTAGTCAGAGTCAAAGCCCGTATGCTGCTCACGAACCAGGGACATCATCCATTTTTGTTGATTCATATGAACTTAATCACAATTTCTCTAGTCCTCCTGGGTCTTTAGAAGTTACATCTGAAGCACAAGCCTTACGCCAATTAGAAGAAGAGCTGAATACAAATGAGGACAGCTTCAATGAAAGGGTGATTTATAAAGATAAATCTACTATTTTGTCTTTACCAAATGATCAAGGGCCGTTAAGATATAATGGaagacaag ATAACAGTGACACATACTGTCATGACTTCCCTGATGATTATCCTGATGGAAATGAAAAAACTATATGCTGGACCGAGGTGCTTCAAGCATGCAAGCCCTTGCCTGTGACCAATATACCAGATCAATATGGATATAAGGCATTTGAAAAT GAACAGTCGTTATTTTATTCGGGAAGGGATATGATTGCCAACATGGAAAACAATCGGTGGCCAAACTCCAATTGTAATAATGTTGAGAACT CTGTTTTTGCACTTCCTCAAGGCGACAGTGGGGTCAAATTTCCTCTATGTTCTCGGGTAGAAAATCCAGTAACTACCTCTGACTACTATGGAACATTTTTTGACCAAACCCAAATTCAAGAACCTCTGGGTGTAGATTCAAGCTTGACTGTTGAACGGAAACAGAAATTTACAATTAGGACAGTCTCCCCAGAATACTGCTATGCCACTGAGACCACAAAG GTTGTCATCATTGGATCATTTCTCTATCATCACCCGGATTCTACTTGGGCCTGTATGTTTGGTGATGTTGAAGTTCCTGCTAAGATTATTCAGGATGGCGTAATCAGTTGTGAAACTCCTTCCAATCTTCTTGGAAAGGTTAAGTTGTGCATTACTTCCGGAAATAGGGTGCCTTGCAGTGAAGTGATTGAGTTTGAGTTTCGAAATAAGGCTACTAGTTGCACTCGCTGTAATTCATTAGAAACAGAAGATGGCAGAAGTCCAGAAGATCTGCTATTACTTGTTCGATTTGCTGAGATGCTCCACTCTTCAACTAAAAAGGATGACAGCACAGAATCTGGAAGTCACCTTTCAACAGAACAGAAAGATGGTGATGATTTATGGATTGACACTCTTCTAGTTGGCAGTGGAAAATCATCTGATACTGTTAAGTGGCTTCTAGAAGAGCTGCTGAAGGATAAGCTGCAGCTCTGGCTCTCTAACCGATCCTATGAAAGAGATGAAGGGACAGACTGTTCTTTGTCCAAGAAAGAGCAGGGAATTATACACATGATTTCTGGGTTGGGTTTTGAGTGGGCCTTGAACCCCATTCTCAGTTGCGGTGTGAATATAAATTTCCGTGACATCAATGGATGGACAGCCCTACATTGGGCTGCAAAGTTTGGGAG GGAAAAAATGGTTGCTTCACTTGTAGCTTCTGGTGCATCTGCTGAAGCGGTGACAGATCCAAGTTCACAAAATCCAAGCGGTGAAACTGCTGCATCTGTTGCAGCCTCCCATGGCCATAAGGGACTGGCAGGTTATCTTTCTGAGGTACACCTAACAAGCCACTTGTCATCCCTCACTTTGACAGCGAGTAAGATTTCTGAAGGAGCTTCTGAGCTCGAAGCCGAGTTAACTGTCAGCAATGTCTCTGAAGAAAATATCGTGGCCAGTGAGGATCAGGTTTCACTAAAAGCTTCCTTGGATGCTGTCAGAAATGCAACTCAGGCAGCTGCACGGATACAAGATGCTTTTCGTGCACATTCTTTTAGAAAACGGAAAGCAAGAGaagctgctgctgctgctgctgctgctgctgcagcAGCATGTCTAGATGGATATTGTATTGATCCATGTTGCAACAATGATAACATGTCAGTGCTTTCTGCCATGTCAAAACTTAGTTCTCGGAGCTTGGGTGATTACAATTTAGCTGCCTTGTCGATTCAGAAGAAATATCGAGGTTGGAAAGGTCGCAAAGAATTCTTAGCATTGCGCCAAAAAGTAGTTAAGATACAG GCCATTGTGAGGGGTTACCAGGCTCGGAAGCAATACAAGATACTATTATGGGCAGTTGGAATCCTGAATAAGGTTGTGCTACGATGGAGGAGAAAACGCGTTGGTATAACTAGTGTCCGGCAAGAAATGGattcaaatgaagaagaaagtgatgatgaagatttTCTCAACGTGTTCCggaaaaagaaagtaaatggAGCAATTCAGATGGCTTTGAAGCGGGTGCTTTCCATGGTCCGTCATGAGGATGCTCGCCACCAATACAGGCGCTTGCTTTCATTGTATCGTCAAGCCAAG ACTGAACGTGACAGTACAAGTGATGAAGCACCGTCATCAACTTCAGAAGAGGACCCTCTCAATATGGAAGACGATGATTGGGATCTGTTATGGCAAAAATTATGTGCTTAG
- the LOC108319025 gene encoding calmodulin-binding transcription activator 4 isoform X5 — translation MIMVGLEYNIVDLFQEAKKRWLKPVEVLYILRNHDMCELTHQPPHQPAGGSLYLFNRRVTRYFRKDGHNWRKKKDGRTVGEAHERLKVGNEEILNCYYAHGEENRSFQRRSYWMLEPKYEHIVLVHYSETSKGKSNSQLSSGSSLAFSQSQSPYAAHEPGTSSIFVDSYELNHNFSSPPGSLEVTSEAQALRQLEEELNTNEDSFNERVIYKDKSTILSLPNDQGPLRYNGRQDNSDTYCHDFPDDYPDGNEKTICWTEVLQACKPLPVTNIPDQYGYKAFENSLFYSGRDMIANMENNRWPNSNSVFALPQGDSGVKFPLCSRVENPVTTSDYYGTFFDQTQIQEPLGVDSSLTVERKQKFTIRTVSPEYCYATETTKVVIIGSFLYHHPDSTWACMFGDVEVPAKIIQDGVISCETPSNLLGKVKLCITSGNRVPCSEVIEFEFRNKATSCTRCNSLETEDGRSPEDLLLLVRFAEMLHSSTKKDDSTESGSHLSTEQKDGDDLWIDTLLVGSGKSSDTVKWLLEELLKDKLQLWLSNRSYERDEGTDCSLSKKEQGIIHMISGLGFEWALNPILSCGVNINFRDINGWTALHWAAKFGREKMVASLVASGASAEAVTDPSSQNPSGETAASVAASHGHKGLAGYLSEVHLTSHLSSLTLTASKISEGASELEAELTVSNVSEENIVASEDQVSLKASLDAVRNATQAAARIQDAFRAHSFRKRKAREAAAAAAAAAAAACLDGYCIDPCCNNDNMSVLSAMSKLSSRSLGDYNLAALSIQKKYRGWKGRKEFLALRQKVVKIQAIVRGYQARKQYKILLWAVGILNKVVLRWRRKRVGITSVRQEMDSNEEESDDEDFLNVFRKKKVNGAIQMALKRVLSMVRHEDARHQYRRLLSLYRQAKTERDSTSDEAPSSTSEEDPLNMEDDDWDLLWQKLCA, via the exons ATGATCATGGTAGGTTTGGAGTACAACATCGTTGATCTGTTTCAAGAAGCTAAGAAGCGATGGCTCAAGCCTGTCGAAGTGCTTTACATTTTACGAAATCACGACATGTGCGAGCTTACCCACCAGCCCCCTCATCAGCCAGCTG GCGGATCCCTATATCTGTTTAATAGAAGAGTCACGCGTTACTTCCGCAAAGATGGTCATAACTGGCGGAAGAAAAAAGACGGAAGAACTGTGGGAGAAGCACATGAACGCCTTAAG GTTGGAAATGAAGAAATCCTAAACTGCTACTATGCACATGGAGAAGAGAACCGTTCTTTTCAGAGACGGAGCTATTGGATGTTGGAGCC GAAATATGAGCATATTGTTCTGGTGCATTATAGTGAAACAAGTAAG GGGAAATCCAACTCACAATTGTCGTCAGGTTCCTCTCTTGCTTTTAGTCAGAGTCAAAGCCCGTATGCTGCTCACGAACCAGGGACATCATCCATTTTTGTTGATTCATATGAACTTAATCACAATTTCTCTAGTCCTCCTGGGTCTTTAGAAGTTACATCTGAAGCACAAGCCTTACGCCAATTAGAAGAAGAGCTGAATACAAATGAGGACAGCTTCAATGAAAGGGTGATTTATAAAGATAAATCTACTATTTTGTCTTTACCAAATGATCAAGGGCCGTTAAGATATAATGGaagacaag ATAACAGTGACACATACTGTCATGACTTCCCTGATGATTATCCTGATGGAAATGAAAAAACTATATGCTGGACCGAGGTGCTTCAAGCATGCAAGCCCTTGCCTGTGACCAATATACCAGATCAATATGGATATAAGGCATTTGAAAAT TCGTTATTTTATTCGGGAAGGGATATGATTGCCAACATGGAAAACAATCGGTGGCCAAACTCCAATT CTGTTTTTGCACTTCCTCAAGGCGACAGTGGGGTCAAATTTCCTCTATGTTCTCGGGTAGAAAATCCAGTAACTACCTCTGACTACTATGGAACATTTTTTGACCAAACCCAAATTCAAGAACCTCTGGGTGTAGATTCAAGCTTGACTGTTGAACGGAAACAGAAATTTACAATTAGGACAGTCTCCCCAGAATACTGCTATGCCACTGAGACCACAAAG GTTGTCATCATTGGATCATTTCTCTATCATCACCCGGATTCTACTTGGGCCTGTATGTTTGGTGATGTTGAAGTTCCTGCTAAGATTATTCAGGATGGCGTAATCAGTTGTGAAACTCCTTCCAATCTTCTTGGAAAGGTTAAGTTGTGCATTACTTCCGGAAATAGGGTGCCTTGCAGTGAAGTGATTGAGTTTGAGTTTCGAAATAAGGCTACTAGTTGCACTCGCTGTAATTCATTAGAAACAGAAGATGGCAGAAGTCCAGAAGATCTGCTATTACTTGTTCGATTTGCTGAGATGCTCCACTCTTCAACTAAAAAGGATGACAGCACAGAATCTGGAAGTCACCTTTCAACAGAACAGAAAGATGGTGATGATTTATGGATTGACACTCTTCTAGTTGGCAGTGGAAAATCATCTGATACTGTTAAGTGGCTTCTAGAAGAGCTGCTGAAGGATAAGCTGCAGCTCTGGCTCTCTAACCGATCCTATGAAAGAGATGAAGGGACAGACTGTTCTTTGTCCAAGAAAGAGCAGGGAATTATACACATGATTTCTGGGTTGGGTTTTGAGTGGGCCTTGAACCCCATTCTCAGTTGCGGTGTGAATATAAATTTCCGTGACATCAATGGATGGACAGCCCTACATTGGGCTGCAAAGTTTGGGAG GGAAAAAATGGTTGCTTCACTTGTAGCTTCTGGTGCATCTGCTGAAGCGGTGACAGATCCAAGTTCACAAAATCCAAGCGGTGAAACTGCTGCATCTGTTGCAGCCTCCCATGGCCATAAGGGACTGGCAGGTTATCTTTCTGAGGTACACCTAACAAGCCACTTGTCATCCCTCACTTTGACAGCGAGTAAGATTTCTGAAGGAGCTTCTGAGCTCGAAGCCGAGTTAACTGTCAGCAATGTCTCTGAAGAAAATATCGTGGCCAGTGAGGATCAGGTTTCACTAAAAGCTTCCTTGGATGCTGTCAGAAATGCAACTCAGGCAGCTGCACGGATACAAGATGCTTTTCGTGCACATTCTTTTAGAAAACGGAAAGCAAGAGaagctgctgctgctgctgctgctgctgctgcagcAGCATGTCTAGATGGATATTGTATTGATCCATGTTGCAACAATGATAACATGTCAGTGCTTTCTGCCATGTCAAAACTTAGTTCTCGGAGCTTGGGTGATTACAATTTAGCTGCCTTGTCGATTCAGAAGAAATATCGAGGTTGGAAAGGTCGCAAAGAATTCTTAGCATTGCGCCAAAAAGTAGTTAAGATACAG GCCATTGTGAGGGGTTACCAGGCTCGGAAGCAATACAAGATACTATTATGGGCAGTTGGAATCCTGAATAAGGTTGTGCTACGATGGAGGAGAAAACGCGTTGGTATAACTAGTGTCCGGCAAGAAATGGattcaaatgaagaagaaagtgatgatgaagatttTCTCAACGTGTTCCggaaaaagaaagtaaatggAGCAATTCAGATGGCTTTGAAGCGGGTGCTTTCCATGGTCCGTCATGAGGATGCTCGCCACCAATACAGGCGCTTGCTTTCATTGTATCGTCAAGCCAAG ACTGAACGTGACAGTACAAGTGATGAAGCACCGTCATCAACTTCAGAAGAGGACCCTCTCAATATGGAAGACGATGATTGGGATCTGTTATGGCAAAAATTATGTGCTTAG
- the LOC108319025 gene encoding calmodulin-binding transcription activator 4 isoform X7: MIMVGLEYNIVDLFQEAKKRWLKPVEVLYILRNHDMCELTHQPPHQPAGGSLYLFNRRVTRYFRKDGHNWRKKKDGRTVGEAHERLKVGNEEILNCYYAHGEENRSFQRRSYWMLEPKYEHIVLVHYSETSKGKSNSQLSSGSSLAFSQSQSPYAAHEPGTSSIFVDSYELNHNFSSPPGSLEVTSEAQALRQLEEELNTNEDSFNERVIYKDKSTILSLPNDQGPLRYNGRQDNSDTYCHDFPDDYPDGNEKTICWTEVLQACKPLPVTNIPDQYGYKAFENVVIIGSFLYHHPDSTWACMFGDVEVPAKIIQDGVISCETPSNLLGKVKLCITSGNRVPCSEVIEFEFRNKATSCTRCNSLETEDGRSPEDLLLLVRFAEMLHSSTKKDDSTESGSHLSTEQKDGDDLWIDTLLVGSGKSSDTVKWLLEELLKDKLQLWLSNRSYERDEGTDCSLSKKEQGIIHMISGLGFEWALNPILSCGVNINFRDINGWTALHWAAKFGREKMVASLVASGASAEAVTDPSSQNPSGETAASVAASHGHKGLAGYLSEVHLTSHLSSLTLTASKISEGASELEAELTVSNVSEENIVASEDQVSLKASLDAVRNATQAAARIQDAFRAHSFRKRKAREAAAAAAAAAAAACLDGYCIDPCCNNDNMSVLSAMSKLSSRSLGDYNLAALSIQKKYRGWKGRKEFLALRQKVVKIQAIVRGYQARKQYKILLWAVGILNKVVLRWRRKRVGITSVRQEMDSNEEESDDEDFLNVFRKKKVNGAIQMALKRVLSMVRHEDARHQYRRLLSLYRQAKTERDSTSDEAPSSTSEEDPLNMEDDDWDLLWQKLCA, from the exons ATGATCATGGTAGGTTTGGAGTACAACATCGTTGATCTGTTTCAAGAAGCTAAGAAGCGATGGCTCAAGCCTGTCGAAGTGCTTTACATTTTACGAAATCACGACATGTGCGAGCTTACCCACCAGCCCCCTCATCAGCCAGCTG GCGGATCCCTATATCTGTTTAATAGAAGAGTCACGCGTTACTTCCGCAAAGATGGTCATAACTGGCGGAAGAAAAAAGACGGAAGAACTGTGGGAGAAGCACATGAACGCCTTAAG GTTGGAAATGAAGAAATCCTAAACTGCTACTATGCACATGGAGAAGAGAACCGTTCTTTTCAGAGACGGAGCTATTGGATGTTGGAGCC GAAATATGAGCATATTGTTCTGGTGCATTATAGTGAAACAAGTAAG GGGAAATCCAACTCACAATTGTCGTCAGGTTCCTCTCTTGCTTTTAGTCAGAGTCAAAGCCCGTATGCTGCTCACGAACCAGGGACATCATCCATTTTTGTTGATTCATATGAACTTAATCACAATTTCTCTAGTCCTCCTGGGTCTTTAGAAGTTACATCTGAAGCACAAGCCTTACGCCAATTAGAAGAAGAGCTGAATACAAATGAGGACAGCTTCAATGAAAGGGTGATTTATAAAGATAAATCTACTATTTTGTCTTTACCAAATGATCAAGGGCCGTTAAGATATAATGGaagacaag ATAACAGTGACACATACTGTCATGACTTCCCTGATGATTATCCTGATGGAAATGAAAAAACTATATGCTGGACCGAGGTGCTTCAAGCATGCAAGCCCTTGCCTGTGACCAATATACCAGATCAATATGGATATAAGGCATTTGAAAAT GTTGTCATCATTGGATCATTTCTCTATCATCACCCGGATTCTACTTGGGCCTGTATGTTTGGTGATGTTGAAGTTCCTGCTAAGATTATTCAGGATGGCGTAATCAGTTGTGAAACTCCTTCCAATCTTCTTGGAAAGGTTAAGTTGTGCATTACTTCCGGAAATAGGGTGCCTTGCAGTGAAGTGATTGAGTTTGAGTTTCGAAATAAGGCTACTAGTTGCACTCGCTGTAATTCATTAGAAACAGAAGATGGCAGAAGTCCAGAAGATCTGCTATTACTTGTTCGATTTGCTGAGATGCTCCACTCTTCAACTAAAAAGGATGACAGCACAGAATCTGGAAGTCACCTTTCAACAGAACAGAAAGATGGTGATGATTTATGGATTGACACTCTTCTAGTTGGCAGTGGAAAATCATCTGATACTGTTAAGTGGCTTCTAGAAGAGCTGCTGAAGGATAAGCTGCAGCTCTGGCTCTCTAACCGATCCTATGAAAGAGATGAAGGGACAGACTGTTCTTTGTCCAAGAAAGAGCAGGGAATTATACACATGATTTCTGGGTTGGGTTTTGAGTGGGCCTTGAACCCCATTCTCAGTTGCGGTGTGAATATAAATTTCCGTGACATCAATGGATGGACAGCCCTACATTGGGCTGCAAAGTTTGGGAG GGAAAAAATGGTTGCTTCACTTGTAGCTTCTGGTGCATCTGCTGAAGCGGTGACAGATCCAAGTTCACAAAATCCAAGCGGTGAAACTGCTGCATCTGTTGCAGCCTCCCATGGCCATAAGGGACTGGCAGGTTATCTTTCTGAGGTACACCTAACAAGCCACTTGTCATCCCTCACTTTGACAGCGAGTAAGATTTCTGAAGGAGCTTCTGAGCTCGAAGCCGAGTTAACTGTCAGCAATGTCTCTGAAGAAAATATCGTGGCCAGTGAGGATCAGGTTTCACTAAAAGCTTCCTTGGATGCTGTCAGAAATGCAACTCAGGCAGCTGCACGGATACAAGATGCTTTTCGTGCACATTCTTTTAGAAAACGGAAAGCAAGAGaagctgctgctgctgctgctgctgctgctgcagcAGCATGTCTAGATGGATATTGTATTGATCCATGTTGCAACAATGATAACATGTCAGTGCTTTCTGCCATGTCAAAACTTAGTTCTCGGAGCTTGGGTGATTACAATTTAGCTGCCTTGTCGATTCAGAAGAAATATCGAGGTTGGAAAGGTCGCAAAGAATTCTTAGCATTGCGCCAAAAAGTAGTTAAGATACAG GCCATTGTGAGGGGTTACCAGGCTCGGAAGCAATACAAGATACTATTATGGGCAGTTGGAATCCTGAATAAGGTTGTGCTACGATGGAGGAGAAAACGCGTTGGTATAACTAGTGTCCGGCAAGAAATGGattcaaatgaagaagaaagtgatgatgaagatttTCTCAACGTGTTCCggaaaaagaaagtaaatggAGCAATTCAGATGGCTTTGAAGCGGGTGCTTTCCATGGTCCGTCATGAGGATGCTCGCCACCAATACAGGCGCTTGCTTTCATTGTATCGTCAAGCCAAG ACTGAACGTGACAGTACAAGTGATGAAGCACCGTCATCAACTTCAGAAGAGGACCCTCTCAATATGGAAGACGATGATTGGGATCTGTTATGGCAAAAATTATGTGCTTAG